A window of Desulfuromonas soudanensis genomic DNA:
TCACCGAGGCCGTGGTCGAAGCGGCCATCGCCCGGGGGATCGACAACATCTGGATGCAGCCCGGAGCCGAGAGCCCGGCGGCCGTGGCCGCCTGCCAAAAGGCCGGCGTCAACGTCATCGCCGACGGTTCCTGCCTTCTGGTCGTCCTCGGCTATCGCGACCATTGAGGAGCCCCTTGAAAGGAGAACGCCATGCGCTGCCATGAAGTCGATTACACCCTCGTCGGCGACGACATGCAGATGGTCCAGGTCGAACTCGATCCCGGCGAAACGGTGATCGCCGAGGCCGGAGCGATGAACTACATGGAGGAGGACATCCAGTTCGAAGCGCGGATGGGGGACGGCTCCCAGGCCGACCAGGGACTGCTGGGGAAACTCCTGGGCGCCGGCAAGCGCGTTCTCACCGGCGAGTCGCTCTTCATGACCCATTTCACCAACCGGGGGAGCGTTAGGAGGCATGTCGCCTTTGCCGCCCCCTATCCCGGCAGAATCATCCCCCTCGATCTGGCAAAAGTCGGCGGCGAAATTCTCTGCCAGAAGGACGCCTTCCTCTGTGCCGCCTTCGGCACCCGGCTCGGCATCGCCTTCCAGCGCCGTCTCGGCACCGGCTTTTTCGGCGGCGAGGGGTTCATCCTCCAGCGCCTGCAGGGGGACGGCCTGGTCTTCATCCACGCCGGCGGGACCATCATCGAGCGCCAACTGCAGGGGGAGACGCTGCGCGTCGACACCGGCTGCCTCGTCGCCTTCGAGCCCGGCATCGATTACAACATCGAGAGGGCCGGCAATCTCAAGAGCATGTTTTTCGCCGGCGAAGGGCTCTTTCTTGCCACCCTGAGCGGTCACGGCAAGGTCTGGATGCAGAGCCTCCCCTTCAGCCGCCTCGCCGACCGGATTATCGCCCATGCGCCGAGAGCCGGCGGGTCGGAGAGGGGGGAAGGTTCGGTGCTCGGGGGGATCGGGCGGATGCTGGATGGACGATAGGGGCGCCGCCTCGGCGACGAAACGCAGGCGACACCTCGACGAATTCGCAGGCCTCAGGCCCAGGTTCCAAAAAAAGCGCCGCCATCGATCGATGGCGGCGCTTTTGTATTCTAGGGGGCAAGAGGGGTAAAAGGGGGCGTCCCCCCGACTCAGCCTAATCGATCCGGTAGAGGGACCCGTCGCCGTAGTCCGTTAGATAGAGGCCCTGCAGGCCGGAATTGCCCGAAGGCCCCCGGTAAACGAAGCCGCCAGCGGGGATAAAGCAGGCCGGCCAGTCGAAATCATTCCAGCCGTAATTGGCTCCCCGTCCAAACGCATAACCACCGGATCCCCACGGACTGAAAAACAGGTGCCCTTCCCGGATAGCCCTCTCCCAAATTATTCCGGCCCGTCGCCGACCCTTATCGTTGCCCGTCAAATATTTTTTTCAAAATTTCATAAATATGTAGCACTCACTACTGTCCGGTTAACTTTGAATGTACGTCGATAACCTACTGAAAATTATAGTACTTTGGCTCAACTGTTCTTTTCTCGATTTGAAATCGCTTCACCCCGCCCGCGAGTGATATCTTCCTGACACTTCAGGAGGGCATCCATGAACGCTGGCCAGACCGTTTTCAGACAGCTACTTCAGTTTCTCCCGCGTCACGAGTTCAACCTCTGTGCCCGACGGTATCGCGGCGAGTACCGGGCCAAAAGCTTTACTGCATTTGACCAGTTCCTGTGCCTGGCTTATGCCCAGCTATCGGGTCGCGAGAGCTTGAGGGATATCGAAACGTGCCTGAACTCTCATCGGGAGAAGCTCTACCACATCGGATTTCGTGGCGCTGTCTCCCGCTCCACCCTTGCCGACGCCAACGAGCGCCGGGATTGGCGCATTTTTCAGGATTTCGGCCAAGTCCTGATCGGCATGGCACAGCAGCTGTACCGGGATGAGCCCTTGGCCATCGAGTTGAAGCAGCCACTGTTCGCCTTTGACTCGACGACCATTGACCTCTGCCTCACCCTGTTTCCGTGGGCCGAGTTTCGCACGACCAAGGCAGCGGTCAAGATGCACACGCTCATTGACTTGCGCGGCATCATCCCCACGTTTGTGGCCGTGACAACCGGCAAAGTACATGACGTCAAGATGCTTGACGAAATGCCCGTCACCGAAGAGGCCATCTACACGATGGACCGCGGCTACGTAGATTTTGCCCGGCTCTATGCCATTCACCGACAGGGCGCCTTCTTCGTGGTGCGGGCCAAGGACAACCTACGCTACCAGCGGTTGTACTCTTTGCCCAAGGACAAGGAGGCCGGCGTCCGAGCCGACCAAGTGATTGCCTTGGTCACCCAGAAATCGAAAAAGGGTTACCCGGAGAGATTGCGCCGGGTCAGTTATGTTGATAAAGAGCGAAACAAGCGGCTTGTATTCCTCACCAACCACTTTGAAATTGGAGCCACAACGGTTGCAGACATCTATAAACAGCGCTGGCAAGTGGAGCTATTCTTCAAGTGGATCAAACAGCATCTACGAATAAAAGCGTTCTACGGGACTTCTATCAATGCGGTCAAGAGCCAGATATGGGTAGCTCTTTGCATATATCTACTTGTGGCGATCGCTAAAAGGCAGCTTAGCATCAAATGTACTCTCTACACTTTTTTGCAGATCCTGGAGGTCAATCTGTTCGAGAAAAAGCCCATTTCATCGTTGGTTGCGGAAGCGCTCAAGCAGATTCCAGACACCCAAGATTATAACCAGCTGAATTTATTCGGCTATTAACCGGACAGTAGTGTGTAGCACTATCAACGTTTGAGGCAAGATGAGTCATTTACCGATAGGCCCACGCAAAGAGTGGAAGATTAAACAAATGCTTCAAAATACAGGAGATTACATGCGCGCAAAAACACTATGGTCCATTGAGGCCCCTGGCGGGGAGGGAAAACTGCTTGCTTTTGAACCCACCGAAGAGGAGGTGCTGGTTGCTGCACCCCTACTCGCGATTTTCAACAATGACCGACACAACTCTGCAATGTTGACAAATACGCAGGAGATGACTGCCACTGACATTGTGGAGAACTATGAGTTTTTGCGGACGAACAAGGGTCGCCCCTTTTTGCTGGAACAGGATGGCGTCCTAATAGGAGATGCGGATTTTCGGAAATTTTCAGGAAGCACAGCTGAATTTGCCATACTCGTCGGTTCACGGACCGAGCAGAGTCGAGGGCTGGGTACGCGCTACGCGGCGATGATGCACCTTGCAGCTTTTCGGGTACTTGGACTTGAGCGTATCTACGCCTCAATCGTCCCGACGAACGTTGCCTCCCGTCGAATGGTCGAGAAACTCGGTTACCAACTCGACCAGAGCCCGTTCGCAAGCTCTTTCGCCGAGGAGAAGGACGATATCGTGATGTCGATAGACCGGGCCCGGTTTGAACTCGCAAGTGCAGGACTCATGAGCGAAGTGACTATCACCGCACGGGTCAAGGGACTGGGGGTCGGGACCTGAAAACTTGAAACCAGGTGACGGAGGTCGCAAGGTGCGATGGCCGAGATTCATCAACTCTAGCCTGGACCCTGTTTCAAACTCAAAAACGTCGGAAAAACGACCCCTTGCTTGCCGGAAAAATGGAAGCTGCGGGCTGACTTTACCCCTTTCTTCTGTTGTTCAACCAGGTGTGGTGACTTTTCTCAGCTTCCCCTGTCAGCTTACGGGCCTGGGTGACAATGGACTGAACCTTTTTGGGGGTCATTCCCGCGATTCTCGCCAGGCCTTTTTCTTCGGCGGCGGCAACCTTGGCGATGCTGTCGTAGCTCGATTCAACCAGGCGCTGCGACAGAATTTTTCCGATCCCGTTGAGTTGCTGCAACTCCTTCATGGTTTTTTTCATGGTCCTCTCCTCTAACAGGAAGGTGAATGATACCAGGGCTCAGAGCCCGGGTCCGCGGCCAGCGAACCGATTTCATTTCGTCAGTCTTCGATCCCCAGTTCCTTCTTCATCCCCAGGACGAAATTCTTGGCTCGTCCGGAGGGGGCGATCATGCCGTAGGCCATGGCTTCCTTCAGTTCGTCCTCGGTGGCACCGGCTTTCTTCGCGACCGCGAAGTGCTTCTTGAGTCAGTCGGGGCACCCCACCGCCACGGCACAGCCGACCCGGATCAGCTCCCGGGTCTTGCCGTCGAGGACTTCAGGGTATTCGTAATCGAGAAATTTCTTGCGTATTTTCATACGTTCTCCTTTTTCCTTTTTTTGGTTTGCCCCCGGTGGAACCTCCCCTGACAAGTCTAGCACACTGAGCCGGCCCAGGATCCATCCCGAACAGGATTCAGTCGAAATTGAACCGGGACGCTGAACAATTTGCGATGGCGAAGCCGTCCCCCCTTCTTGTATACTTCTCGACGACAGCCAGCAAGATCCGGGATTTTTTTAGCGGAATGTCCAAGGAGACGAAAATGAGTGAGTTGCCGACCAAAGGCATCGATGAAAAATTCTGCGCCGATTGCGGCTCGGTCATCAAGGCCAAGGCGGAAATTTGCCCCAAGTGCGGGGTTCGCCAGATGAGCAGGCCCCTTTCGATCAACCTCGGCCCCCTGGCCGCCAACGGCAAGAGCCGGATCGCCGCCGCCCTCCTCGCTTTCTTTCTCGGCGGCTTCGGAATCCATAAATTCTACCTCGGGCAGGTGGGGCTCGGCATCGTCTACCTCCTCTTCTGCTGGACGTTCATCCCCTATATAGTCGCCTTCGTCGAGTTCATCCTCTTTCTGACCATGAGCGATGAGACCTTCAATCGCAAGTATGGCCAGGCGTAGCGGAAAGCTGCCGGCAGCAACCACCATCGATCCCTCACCCTCTCACGTGCGGCAACAGCAGAAAGGGCTCAAAAGATGAAAAAAACCGTCTTGATTACCGGCGCTTCCTCCGGGTTCGGGCAGGCCTGCGCCCGCAAATTCGCCGCCGCCGGATGGCGACTGGTTCTGGCCGCCCGGCGCAGCGAGCGGCTCGAGGCGTTGCGGACCGAACTCGGCGGAGAAAGCGAAATCCACCTCTGGCCCCTCGATGTGCGCGACCGCAGCGCAGTGGCCCAGGGGTTCGAAGCCCTGCCGGCTCCTTTCAGGACCGTCGACCTCCTCCTCAATAACGCCGGCCTCGCCCTCGGACTGCAACCGGCATGGCGGACCGACCTCGACGACTGGGAGCAGATGATCGACACCAACATCAAGGGGGTCACCTACCTGACGAGGGCGGTCCTGCCGTCCATGGTCGAGCGCAACAGCGGCCATGTCATCAACATCGGCTCCACCGCCGGCAACTGGCCCTACCCCGGCGGCAACGTTTACGGCGGTACCAAGGCCTTCGTCCAGCAATTTTCCCGCAACCTGCGGGCGGATCTCCTCGGTACCCGGGTGCGGGTCAGCAACATCGAACCGGGGATGGCCGAGAGCGAATTTTCCACCGTCCGCTTCAAGGGGGACGAGGACAAGGCGGCCCAGGTCTATGCCGGCACCGCCCCCCTCACCCCGGAAGACATTGCCGACATCGTTTTTTACGTCGCAAACCTGCCCCCCCACGTCAACGTCAACACCCTGGAGGTGATGTCCATCGACCAGTCCTGGGCCCCCTTTGCGATCCACCGGGAGGCCAAGGGAGAGGTGGATGGGTAAGGGGGCAAACGTTGGCGGGCTCGAATTCCTGGCAGGTCGGCTGGGACTTTTCCTCGTAAACTTAATCCAAATAAAAAGGTATTTCGTATTAAATAAGGTATATATCTAATCGATATTTATAACTTTTATCGTATAGCGAAAATTTTACACACTATGGGAAGTTGTTTTTCAGAACATCCTTTGATTTTTCTTGCTGCTCCTTTTCCGATTGTGTTAGCCTGCATGAAATTCAAAAATCCGGACGGATACGGGATGAGGAGCCTGGCCAAAAGACCCCTGTCCCCGACTCCTTTCGGGGATCTGTTCCCCGCCACGGCCACACGTAACACTGGACCAGCCTTCCATCCAGCACCGGGGGAGGGCTTTTTCAATCGCGGGTCCCTGGGCCCGCCGCGGGCCGTCTCAACTGAGGATCATCGATAGATGAACAGGAACATGAACAGAAGGCGGACCCCGCCCCCCCTCCCCCTCCTCCATTTCCTTGCCAGCCTCGCCGCGCCTCCTGCCTGGGCCTTTATCCGTTACCTCTTCTTCGGCAATCACGATACTT
This region includes:
- a CDS encoding TIGR00266 family protein; its protein translation is MRCHEVDYTLVGDDMQMVQVELDPGETVIAEAGAMNYMEEDIQFEARMGDGSQADQGLLGKLLGAGKRVLTGESLFMTHFTNRGSVRRHVAFAAPYPGRIIPLDLAKVGGEILCQKDAFLCAAFGTRLGIAFQRRLGTGFFGGEGFILQRLQGDGLVFIHAGGTIIERQLQGETLRVDTGCLVAFEPGIDYNIERAGNLKSMFFAGEGLFLATLSGHGKVWMQSLPFSRLADRIIAHAPRAGGSERGEGSVLGGIGRMLDGR
- a CDS encoding IS4 family transposase, producing the protein MNAGQTVFRQLLQFLPRHEFNLCARRYRGEYRAKSFTAFDQFLCLAYAQLSGRESLRDIETCLNSHREKLYHIGFRGAVSRSTLADANERRDWRIFQDFGQVLIGMAQQLYRDEPLAIELKQPLFAFDSTTIDLCLTLFPWAEFRTTKAAVKMHTLIDLRGIIPTFVAVTTGKVHDVKMLDEMPVTEEAIYTMDRGYVDFARLYAIHRQGAFFVVRAKDNLRYQRLYSLPKDKEAGVRADQVIALVTQKSKKGYPERLRRVSYVDKERNKRLVFLTNHFEIGATTVADIYKQRWQVELFFKWIKQHLRIKAFYGTSINAVKSQIWVALCIYLLVAIAKRQLSIKCTLYTFLQILEVNLFEKKPISSLVAEALKQIPDTQDYNQLNLFGY
- a CDS encoding GNAT family N-acetyltransferase, with the protein product MRAKTLWSIEAPGGEGKLLAFEPTEEEVLVAAPLLAIFNNDRHNSAMLTNTQEMTATDIVENYEFLRTNKGRPFLLEQDGVLIGDADFRKFSGSTAEFAILVGSRTEQSRGLGTRYAAMMHLAAFRVLGLERIYASIVPTNVASRRMVEKLGYQLDQSPFASSFAEEKDDIVMSIDRARFELASAGLMSEVTITARVKGLGVGT
- a CDS encoding TM2 domain-containing protein, which gives rise to MSELPTKGIDEKFCADCGSVIKAKAEICPKCGVRQMSRPLSINLGPLAANGKSRIAAALLAFFLGGFGIHKFYLGQVGLGIVYLLFCWTFIPYIVAFVEFILFLTMSDETFNRKYGQA
- a CDS encoding helix-hairpin-helix domain-containing protein, giving the protein MKKTMKELQQLNGIGKILSQRLVESSYDSIAKVAAAEEKGLARIAGMTPKKVQSIVTQARKLTGEAEKSHHTWLNNRRKG
- a CDS encoding SDR family NAD(P)-dependent oxidoreductase, whose protein sequence is MKKTVLITGASSGFGQACARKFAAAGWRLVLAARRSERLEALRTELGGESEIHLWPLDVRDRSAVAQGFEALPAPFRTVDLLLNNAGLALGLQPAWRTDLDDWEQMIDTNIKGVTYLTRAVLPSMVERNSGHVINIGSTAGNWPYPGGNVYGGTKAFVQQFSRNLRADLLGTRVRVSNIEPGMAESEFSTVRFKGDEDKAAQVYAGTAPLTPEDIADIVFYVANLPPHVNVNTLEVMSIDQSWAPFAIHREAKGEVDG
- a CDS encoding GSU3128 family (seleno)protein, which translates into the protein MKIRKKFLDYEYPEVLDGKTRELIRVGCAVAVGCPDULKKHFAVAKKAGATEDELKEAMAYGMIAPSGRAKNFVLGMKKELGIED